The Rhododendron vialii isolate Sample 1 chromosome 6a, ASM3025357v1 genome includes a window with the following:
- the LOC131330436 gene encoding thiamine thiazole synthase 1, chloroplastic-like has protein sequence MATMTTTLFSSLSTKPKTSFLEPQSSSFHGLVRPTKAHNNNNLSITMSAAASPPPYDLKSFKFDPIKESIVSREMTRRYMMDMITYADTDVVVVGAGSAGLSCAYELSKNPDVQVAIIEQSVSPGGGAWLGGQLFSAMVVRKPAHRFLDELEIEYDEQDTYVVIKHAALFTSTIMSKLLARPNVKLFNAVAAEDLIVKAGRVGGVVTNWALVSMNHDTQSCMDPNVMEAKIVVSSCGHDGPFGATGVKRLKSIGMIDSVPGMKALDMNTAEDAIVRLTREIVPGMIVTGMEVAEIDGAPRMGPTFGAMMISGQKAAHLALKSLGLPNALDGTYVGSIHPELILASVDGTETVDA, from the exons ATGGCGACCATGACCACAAccctcttttcctctctctccaccaaaCCCAAGACCTCTTTCCTCGAGCCCCAATCCTCCTCCTTCCATGGCCTGGTCCGACCCACCAAGgcacacaacaacaacaacctcTCCATCACCATGTCAGCCGCCGCCTCACCCCCGCCGTACGATCTCAAGTCGTTCAAGTTCGATCCGATTAAGGAGTCGATCGTGTCGCGAGAAATGACCCGCAGGTACATGATGGATATGATCACCTACGCCGACACCGACGTCGTCGTCGTCGGCGCTGGATCTGCTGGACTTTCCTGCGCTTACGAGCTCAGCAAGAACCCAGATGTCCAG GTGGCAATTATTGAGCAATCAGTAAGCCCGGGAGGAGGTGCATGGCTCGGTGGACAACTCTTCTCGGCCATGGTTGTACGTAAGCCGGCCCACCGCTTCCTTGATGAGCTTGAGATTGAGTACGATGAGCAGGACACCTACGTGGTGATCAAGCATGCCGCTCTATTCACATCCACCATCATGAGCAAGTTATTGGCCAGGCCAAATGTGAAGCTCTTCAATGCCGTGGCGGCTGAGGACTTGATTGTGAAGGCAGGGAGAGTCGGTGGTGTTGTGACCAACTGGGCTTTGGTGTCAATGAACCACGACACACAGTCGTGCATGGACCCCAATGTGATGGAAGCCAAGATTGTCGTGAGCTCTTGCGGACACGATGGGCCTTTTGGTGCAACTGGAGTCAAGAGGCTTAAGAGTATTGGGATGATAGATAGTGTTCCTGGGATGAAGGCTCTCGATATGAATACCGCTGAGGATGCGATTGTGAGGCTCACTAGGGAGATTGTGCCCGGAATGATCGTTACTGGCATGGAAGTTGCTGAGATTGACGGAGCCCCGAGAATG GGACCGACATTTGGAGCAATGATGATATCGGGGCAGAAGGCAGCTCACCTGGCATTGAAGTCATTGGGACTGCCAAACGCACTGGATGGAACATACGTCGGAAGCATTCACCCTGAGCTGATCCTAGCCTCGGTAGATGGCACTGAAACCGTGGATGCGTAA
- the LOC131330438 gene encoding putative FBD-associated F-box protein At3g50710 translates to MPELGELPRSLFTSKTVVLLKIHGRFMFNVPDNVRLPNLKILHLHSLIYLDDASPQRLFSGCPALEDLEIIRHGWDYAWTFDVSVPSLKRFTLKISRNKMKRFAECECKIMVNAPNIEYLEISDFGSDRILIGGLPCLVEAHVSIFMLFGYWKKREKEYGNDAYGLLRSLSNVKRLSLTASTLKSLRYADHAHLPTFCNLVHLELGLDKENGLLPLPYLLESSPKLEVLVFREGITLPGGLTYNCRVRDYKYHWIPPQEIPNCLICCLKAIVVHQFCGVEEEMNLLKYLLKNAMVSEKMIIFCHRGYSVNFGEELSNYAKCTSNCKFILHIPKCQGKRKRKLRIVPGS, encoded by the exons ATGCCTGAGCTTGGTGAGTTGCCTCGGAGCCTTTTCACTTCCAAAACCGTAGTGCTTTTAAAGATTCATGGTCGGTTTATGTTTAATGTTCCTGATAATGTTCGCTTGCCAAACCTTAAGATCCTTCATCTCCATTCGCTTATATATCTGGATGATGCATCCCCTCAAAGGCTCTTCTCAGGTTGTCCTGCCCTTGAGGATTTGGAGATCATTAGACACGGTTGGGATTATGCGTGGACTTTTGATGTTTCTGTGCCTTCGCTGAAAAGGTTTACATTGAAAATCAgtagaaataaaatgaaaaggtTTGCAGAGTGTGAGTGCAAGATCATGGTTAATGCTCCAAACATTGAATACCTTGAAATTTCCGATTTTGGATCAGATAGAATTTTGATTGGTGGGTTGCCCTGCCTTGTTGAAGCACATGTGAGCATCTTTATGTTATTTGGATattggaagaaaagagaaaaggaataTGGAAATGATGCATACGGGCTACTTAGAAGTCTCTCAAATGTTAAGCGTCTATCGTTAACTGCTTCTACTTTGAAG TCTCTCCGTTACGCTGATCATGCCCATTTGCCAACATTTTGTAACTTGGTCCATCTGGAGCTAGGTTTGGATAAAGAGAATGGCCTGCTTCCGTTGCCGTATTTGCTTGAAAGCTCTCCTAAACTAGAAGTTCTTGTCTTTAGGGAG GGAATTACCCTCCCCGGGGGATTGACTTACAATTGCAGAGTCCGAGACTATAAATACCACTGGATTCCACCACAGGAAATTCCTAATTGTTTAATTTGTTGCCTCAAGGCAATAGTAGTTCACCAATTTTGTGGCGTTGAAGAAGAGATGAACCTGTTGAAGTACTTGTTGAAAAATGCAATGGTATCGGAGAAGATGATAATTTTCTGCCATCGTGGCTATTCTGTTAACTTTGGAGAAGAATTATCAAATTATGCGAAGTGCACCAGTAATTGCAAATTCATACTTCATATTcccaaatgccaaggaaaaaggaaaaggaagctGAGAATAGTACCTGGCAGCTGA